The following DNA comes from Burkholderia stabilis.
GTCTCCTTGTCGCGGGTGGCGCGGCGTGCTCAGAACAGGAACACGCCCTTGCCGCCCGCCTGCGCGTCGAACAACCGGTAAGCCTCGTCGGCCTGCTCCAGTTTCCAGTGGTCGGTGAACAGCTTGTCGACGTCCACGCCATGCTTGGCGACGAAGTGGATGCAATCCTTCATCCCGACTTCCGAGAACGTATAGGACCCGATGATGGTGCGCTGCTTGCCGATCACGTCCTTCATGCCGTCGACGTTGAGGTTGCCGTTCACGGCCACCAGCGCGATGCGGCCCCACGGGCGCGTGCTGCGCACGGCCTGCTGCTTGGGCACGTCGCCGCCCGCGCAATCGATCGCGCAGGTCACGCCGAGGCCGCCGGTGAGCTTGTGGATTTCCTCGATCGGGTCCTGCTTGCTGCCGTCGATCACGTGGGTCGCGCCGAATTCCTTCGCGCGCTCGACGCGATCGGCCGCGATGTCGATGCCGATCACTTCCACGCCCATCGCCGCGGCCAGCTGCACGGCCGACAGCCCGACCGGGCCCAGGCCGAACACCGCGAGCGAGTCGCGCGCGCTGATGTCGAGACGCAGCAGCGCGCCCCAGGCCGTTCCCGTGCCGCAGGAAATGGCGGCGCCGGTGGCGAACGAGACTTCGTCGGGCAGGTGGACCAGCGACGTCACCGGCGCCTTCATGTAGTGCGCATGGCCGCCGTGCTTGATGACGCCGTGAATGTCCGCGCCGTGGCTGCACATCTGCGTCCAGCCGGTACGGCAGTGGTCGCAGTGCATGCAGCCTTCGTAGTGGAACACCGCGACGCGGTCACCGACCTTGAACGCACGCGGATCGACGCCCGCGCCGACCGCGACCACCTGTCCGCACGGCTCGTGACCGCCGATGATCGGCGTGTCCTCCGACATGCCGCGCGAAGCGAGATCCTTGAAGCCCAGCGAGCGGATCACGTCGGCCGGCTTGTGGCGATAGAAATGCAGGTCGCTGCCGCACATGCCCGATGCCTTCATCTCGATCACGGCTTCGCCCGGGCCGGGCGTGGGGTCCTCGAAATCCAGGATCTCGAGCGTGCGTTCGCCTTTGAAAACTACGCCTTTCATGTTTTGTGTCTCCTGTTTGCAGCGGAATGGGGTCGATCGACGGCGACGTGCCGGCTCAGACCAGATTGATATAGGTGGCCTTCGGGTACAGGAAGCTCTCGACGTGCTCCTTCCCGCCCTTCCATCCGTAGCCGCTCATCTTGGTGCCGCCGAAGCCCACGGCCGGGTCGATCACGCCGTAGCAGTTGACCCAGACGGTGCCCGAGCGAATGCCCTGCGAGACCTTGTGCGCAGTCGACAGGCTGCTCGTCCACACGCCGCCGGCAAGGCCGTACGGCGTATCGTTCGCGAGCTTCAGCGCGTCGTCCATCGTGTCGAACGGGATCACCGACGCGACGGGCCCGAAGATTTCCTCGCGGGCGATCGTCATGTCGTTGCGCACATCGGCGAACACCGTCGGCTCGACGAAGAAGCCGCCGGCCGGCACGCCGCCGGGGCGCCGGCCGCCGTGCACGAGCCGCGCCTCCGTGCCGCCGATGTCCACGTAATGCATCACGCGGTCGAGCTGGCGCCGCGAGATCAGCGGGCCGATCTGCGTATCGGGATCGCGGCCGTCGCCGATCCGGATGGTGCCGGCGAACGCGGCCATGCGCTGCACGAATTCGTCGTGGATCGCGCGCTGCACGAAGATGCGCGTGCCGGCCACGCAGACCTGGCCGGTGTTGGTGAACACGCCCATCGACGCGCCGGGCACGGCTTTGTCGAGATCGGCATCGGCGAACACGATGTCGGGCGACTTGCCGCCGAGTTCGAGCTGCAGCCGCTTCAGGTTGCCGGCCGACGCGCGCACGATGGCCTGCGCGGTGCCCACCGAGCCCGTGAAGGCCACGCGATCGACGTCCGGATGTTCGGCCAGCGCCTGGCCGACGTCCTTACCGTAGCCGGTCACGACGTTGATCACGCCTTCGGGCACGCCGGCTTCCATCATCAGTTCGGATACGCGCAGCGACGACAGCGACGCATCCTCGGCCGGCTTCAGCACGGCCGTGCAGCCCGTGGCGAGTGCGGGGCCGTAGATCCACCACAGCCCCATCAGCGGGCCGTTCCACGGGATGATCCCGCCGACCACGCCCACCGGCATCAATTGCTTGAGCGCGGTGAAGCCGGGCGCGATCGACATCGGCGGCGTTTCCACCGCGCCGGCGCCGGTTTGCGATGCGTAGAACTGCAGCAGTTGCGACAGCCATTCCTTGTAGCCGCGCGTGCGCGCAAGCGGCGCCCCCATGTCGAGCGTCTCGATCAGCGCGAGCTCGTCGAAATGATCGAGGATGACGTCGTGCACGCGCAGCAGCAGCTTGCGCCGTTCATGCGGCGTGAAGCGGCTCCACGGCCCCTCGAACGCGCGGCGCGCGGCCGCCACGGCGCGGGCAACGTCCTGCGCGTTGCCCTGCGCGATATGGCACAGCACTTCGCCGGTCGCGGGATTGATGGCCTCGATGCGTTCGCCGCCGGCAGGCTCGACCCACTCGCCGCCGATCAGCAGTTTCTTGGTGCCGCGCACGAAATCCGGAATGCTCGGGTTGATGCTCACGGGTGTCTCCGTTGAAATTGTTATGGATGACGAAAATTACATGCGAAGCATGATCGACTTGGTCTGCGTGTAGGCCTCGATCGATTCCTGGCCGAATTCGCGCCCCCATCCCGATTGCTTGTATCCGCCGAACGCCATGGCCGGATCGGATTCGCCGAAGGTGTTGATCCACAGCCGCCCGGCCTTGAGCGCGCGCACCACCTTGTGCGCGCGGGCCACGTCGCGCGTCCATACCGCGGCGGAAAGGCCGTAGGTGGTGTCGTTGGCCTGCAGCACCGCATCGTCCTCGTCCTTGAACGGGATGATCGACAGCACCGGCCCGAAGATCTCTTCCTGCGCGATCCGCATGCCGTTGCGCACGTTGTCGAACACCGTCGGCTCGACGAAGTAGCCGGCGCCGTCCCATGGCTGGCCGCCGAGCCGCAACGTCGCGCCGCCCTCCTGGCCCACGCCGATGTACGACCGGACGCGCTCGCGCTGCGTCGCCGAAATCAGCGGGCCGATCTTCGTGTCGGCCGCGAACGGGTCGCCGGCCTTCCACGCGCCCGCCACCTGCGCCACGCGTTCCGCCACCTGTTCGTGGATGCTCTCCTGCACGAACAGCCGCGTGCCGGCCGAGCACACCTGGCCCGAGTTGCCGCAGAAGGTTTTCACCGCGGCCTGCACGGCCTTCTCGATGTCGGCGTCGGCGAACACCACGTTCGGCGCTTTGCCGCCGAGCTCCAGCGTCACCTTCTTCAGGTTCCCCGTGGCGTCGCGCGTGATCTGCTTGCCGACCGCCGTCGAGCCCGTGAACGCGATCTTGTCGATGCCCGGGTGCTGCGCCAGCGCGGCGCCCGCGGTCGCGCCGAAGCCCGGCAGCACGTTGATGACGCCCGGCGGCAGGTCGGTTTCCTGGATCAGCTCCGCAAGGCGAATCGAGGTCAGGCACGCCAGCTCGGCGGGCTTGAGGATCACCGTGTTGCCGCAGCACAGCGCGTTGGCGAACTTGATCGCGGCCATCAGGATCGGCACGTTCCACGGGATGATCTGGCCGCATACGCCGAGCGGTTCGCGCAGCGTATAGATCAGCGTGCTGCCGTCCGACGGGATCGTGGTGCCGAGCACCTTTGAACACCAGCCCGCGTAGTAGCGCACGATGTCCACCGTGGCGGTCACCGCGCCCTGCGCGAACCACAGCGGCATGCCGTTGTCGAGCGACTCGATCGCGGCCAGTTCGTCGATGTGGGCCTCGATCTTGTCCGCGATCTTCAGCAGCGCGCGCGTGCGGGCGTGCGGCGACAACGCGGACCACGACGGCGCTTCGAACGCCTTGCGGGCGGCGATCACCGCGGCGTCCACATCGGCGCTGTCGGCCTCGGCGACCCGGCAAAGCAATTGTTCGGTCGCGGGATTGATCGTCTCGAACGTCTTGCCCGATGCGGCGTCGACCCATTGCCCGCCGATCAGCAGGCGCTTCGTGCCTTGCCCGATCCACGCAAGCGCTTTCGCACGCGCGGCTTGCGCGGTGTCAGTTACAGTCGTCATGAAACCTCCGGTTGATGTGACTTGATGCGTCAGTACGTCAGGCCAGTGGCACGTCGACGCGCGTCGACAGCACCGCGCTCAATGGATTGGCACGACGCACCTGCGGATTGAAATCGGCGGGCGTCACGCACATGAACAACGTGCGCCGATCCTCGCCGCCCAGCGCGCATGCGTAGCAGTTGCGCTCGCCGGTCTGGATCTCCTCGAGAATCCTGCCGCCGGGCGCCACGCGCAGTACGCGCGTCTTCGTGAAATCCGCGACCCAGATCGCGCCCTCGGCATCGACCTGCGAGATGCCGTCCGGCGCCACGACGATTTCGCCCATCGACCGGATCACGTCCTCGTCCTGCGGCACCGGGCCGAAGGTCGCCCAGTCGCGACGCGCGGAAAGCGAGCCGTCGGGCTGGATGTCGAACGCCGACATGCGGTTGCCCCAGGATTCGGACACCACCAGCGTGCGCCCGTCGATGATCGTCGCGCCGTTCGCGAAGTGCAGCGGCTCGCTCACCATCGTGACCGTGCCGTCCGGATCGACGCGCGCGAGCCGGCCCGGGCGGCGCGGCGCAAGCTTCATCACGTCGAAGCCCAGGTTGCCGACCCACACGCGGCCTTGCGCGTCCACCACCATGTCGTTGGGTTCGAATTCCAGGTGCGGCGACAGGTCGGCATGGCGCACGACCGACCCGTCGTGCTCGCGCCGCAACAGCGCGCGGTCGTGCATCGACACGACGAGCAGGCGCCCGTCGGGCAGCCAGCCGATGCCGGACGGACATTCGGGAACGTGCATCTCCTCGCAGAGGTTGCTGCCGTCCTCGCGGATCGAGTACACGCATTCGGTATAGAGATCGCTGAACCAGAAGCGGCCGTCGTGCCAGCGCGCGGCTTCGGTATGCGTCATGCCGTCGAGAAGCAGGGTGAGCTGTCTCATTTAACCTGTCGTTAGTTAGATTGAAGAATGCAGCGTGATCCGGATACGGACGTTCGACCGGTCACGACTGCGGCAGCAGGGCCGACGGGAATTCGGGCTGACGCTTGCCGCGCAATGCGGCGACGCCTTCCTTGACGTCCGGCCCCAGGAAACACAGCATCTCCAGCGCGAGCGAGTTGTCGAATACCGGCCCCGCCACGCGCATCCAGTTGTTGAGCGATTTCTTGGTCGCGCGGATCGCGGTCTGGCTGCCGCGCGCGAGGTTGGCGGCAATGGCCAGCGATCGCGACAGCACGTCGGCGCGCGGCGCGCAGAAGCTGACCAGGCCGATTCGTTCGGCTTCCTTGCCGTCGATGAAATCCGCGGTCATCAGGTAATACTTGGCCTTCGCCATCCCGCACAGCAGCGGCCACACGATGGCCGCGTGATCGCCCGCCGACACGCCGAGGCGCGCATGTCCGTCGGTCAGCTTCGCATCCTCGGCCATCACGCTCACGTCGGCCAGCAGCGCAACGACGAGACCCGCGCCGACGGCCGTGCCGTTGATCGCGGAGATGATCGGCTTGTCGCACGCGAGCATGTTGTAGACGATGTCGGACGCCTCCTTCATCACGCGCATCGTGGCCTCCTGGCTGGCCGCCATTTCCTCGACCACGGCAAGATCGCCGCCGGCCGAGAACGCGCGATCGCCGGCGCCGGTCACGACGACCACCTTGACGCCCGGATCGTCGCCGACGACGCCCCAGACCTTGGTCAATTCCCAGTGCATCCGGTTGTTCGTCGCGTTCATCACCTCCGGACGATTGAGCGTGACGAGCAGGACGCCGTCCGGCTGGCGATCGAACAGGAGGAACTGGAAATCTTCGTATTTCATGCTGGGCCCAGGGATTTTTTGGAACGGCGGGCGGCGTGTGTCGAAGCCCGCCGGTAAAGTGGCCTGCGTCGGTTCGCGGCACCGGGGAAAAGCGCAAGGGATCGTCGGGATACCCTTCAATCTAACTAACAGTTGTTATTCTATTTTGCTTGCGGGAATTTCCCATCAGGGAATCCCCGCATGCCGCCGGTCAATCGCGTGTTTTCCGGTGCGGGATTTTCGAAGAGCGGAACGTTTCGAACGCAAACATTGCGTACGGCGGCATCGGAGCCAAACCTGACGGCATTCGTCGGAACAGAAGAATCAGAACAAGGAGCGAGACACATGAGCCACCCCACCATCATCCAGCAACTGGCTGATTTCTCGGCCGACGTCGACATCGACCGGTTGCCCGACATCGTCGTACAGGAATGCAAGCGCGACATTCTCGATTCGCTGGGTGTCGCGCTGGCGGGGATCGATCATCCGAGGGGGCGCATCGGCATCGAAACCGGCCGCCGCATCGGCGGCAGCGCGGGCGATGCGACGATCATCGGCACCGGCGAGCGCTCGACTGCGTACGGCGCCGCGTTCGCCAACAGCGAGTTGCTCAACGCGCTGGATGCCGACTCGGTGCTGTTGCCCGGCCACGTGAGCCCGTACGTGCTGCCCGGCGCATTCGCGACGGCGGAGACGCAGCGGCGTTCGGGCCGCGACCTGATCGCCGCCGTGGCCGTGTCGCACGAGATCTCCTGCCGCTTCGGCGCCGCGATGAGCGGCTACCGCGATACCAAGGATGGCAAGTCCGCGAACCCTGCATCGGTGGTCGGCTACAGCAGCACCGTGTTCGGCGCCACTGCATCCGCGGGCAAGCTCAAGCGGCTGTCGGCGGCCAAACTGGCCAACGCGCTGGGCCTGGCCGCCGCATCGGCGCCGGTGAATGCGCAGCGCGCGTGGTTCACGCACGCGCCCACCGCCACGATCAAATACCAGCTCGCCGGCGGCCTGACCAACATCGCGCTCACGGCCGCCGACCTGGGCGAACTGGGCCATCGCGGCGATCTGCGCATCCTCGATGACGCGGTCAACGGTTACGCGAGCTTCATCGGCACCGACCGCTGGCTGCCTGAGAAAATTACCGACGGCCTGGGCGACGAGTGGCGCTTTCCCGGCTTCCAGATGTTCAAGCCCTATCCGCACTGTCGCGTGATGCACGCCCCGCTCGACCTGCTGATCGACATCGTGACCCGCAACGACCTGAAGCCCGACGAGATCGAGCGCATTACCTCCTTCGGCGAAGGCTGGGCCTATGTGCTGCCCTGCTTCACCAACCGGGAAATCCTGGAAGTGCACGACGCGCAGTTCTGTTTCTCGCACGGGCTGGCCGTCGCGGCCCACCGCATTCCGCCCGGCCCCCGGTGGCAGGACCCGGCCGTCGTGTTCGACCCGTCCGTGATGGCGCTGATGAATCGCGTGTCGCTGGAAATCCATCCAACCTATTTCCAGTCGGTATCGGCGGACATTTCCAGCCGCCCGTCGCGCGTGGAAGTGCGCGCGCGCGGCCAGGTCTTCGCCGGCGAGAAGATGTTCCCCAAGGGAACGCCGTCGGCAGACCCCGCGACCTACATGACCACCGACGAACTGGTGAACAAATTCCGCACGTTCGTCGACGGCCTGCTGCCGGCATCGACCATTGAACGGGTCGTCGACAGCGTGCTGAACCTCGAAAAGGTGGACGACTTCGGCAGCGTGATCCGCCAGTTCGTGCGGTCATCCGGCCACTGAGCGTGGACAGCAACCTGGAAAACCAAGACATGACCCGTCATACCGTCAACATGCCGCACCCGGATCGTCTCTATATCGGCGGACGCTGGGTAGCGCCCTCTTCCGCCGACACCTTCGCCGTGCTCGACTGCACGACCGAAGAAGTGGTTGCGCACGCAGCCATGGCGACCGAAACGGAGATCGATGCCGCCGTGCGCGCCGCGCGTGAAGCGTTCGATCACGGGCCGTGGCCGCAGTTGTCCCCCGCCGAACGCGCCGCCTTCCTCGAGAAAATCGCCGAACGCGTCGAAGCGCTGAACGACGATTTCGCACGCGGGTGGAGCATCGAATCCGGCGTGTTCTACAAGATTGCCAAGCCGCGCATCGGCCTGTTCCTGAGCGGCGCGTTTCGCCAGTATGAGGCGATGGCGCACAGCTATCCGTTCGTCGAGCCCGCGCGTTCCGCCACCGGGCACCAGGCGTACCGCGTGCAGGAGCCGGTGGGCGTCGTCGCGGTGATCGTGCCGTGGAACGGCCCGGCCGGGCTGCTCGCGTACAAGATCGCGCCGGCCCTGCTCGCGGGTTGCACGGTCGTCATCAAGAACTCGCCGGAAACACCGAGTTCCGGCCACCTGTTCGCGCAAATCTGCGACGAAGTCGGGCTGCCGCCCGGCGTGGTCAACATGCTGACGGCGGACCGGACCGTGTCCGAGTCGCTCGTGCGCCATCCCGGCGTGGACAAGATCACCTTCACCGGCTCCACCGGCGCGGGCCGGCGCATCGGCGCGGTCGCGGCCGAACGCGTCGCACGCGTCACGCTCGAGCTCGGCGGCAAATCGCCCGCCGTGGTGCTCGACGACTACGACATCGAAACGGCCGCGAAGGCGCTCGGCGCGCCGTATTTCAGCTACTTGTCGGGTCAGGTCTGCCACAGCCTCACCCGCATCATCGTGCCGCGCGCGCGGCACGACCAGATGGTCGACGCGCTGGTCGCCGCGGCGCGCGGGATGACGCTCGGCGACCCGCTCGACGACGCCACGAGCATGGGCCCGCTGGCCACGGCCGCCCAGCGCGGCGCGGTCGAACGACTGGTCGCACAGGGCGTATCGGACGGCGCGCGGCTGGCGGTCGGCGGCAAGCGGCCCGCGCACCTGACGCGCGGCTTCTTCTTCGAACCGACGGTATTTGCAAACGTGGACAACCGCTCGCGCATCGCGCAGGACGAGTTCTTCGGCCCGGTGCTGTCCGTCATTCCCGCCGACAGCGAGCAACACGCGATCGACATGGCCAACGACACGATCTTCGGCCTGAATGCCGTGGTGTTCACGCAGGACACCGACCGCGCGCTGCGTGTCGCGCGCCGGTTGCGCGCGGGGTCGGTCGGACACAACGCGTCGCGCACCGATTTCTCCATCGGCTTCGGCGGCTTCAAGCAATCGGGCGTGGGCCGCGAAGGCGGCGTGGGCGGCCTCGAAGCATTTCTCGAATCCAAAACCGTGGTGCTGGACCAGCCGGCCGACTGAGCGCCAGCATACGAACGATCGATTACCTGACATCAGGAGGAGCAACGAATGAGCAACACCGAATCCAACAACGAAGCGCCACACGACTGGATGATCCATTCGCGCATCAAGGGGCTGGTCGCGCTGGTGGTCGGCGCCGGCAGCGGCATGGGCGAAGCCAGCGCGAAAACCTTCGCGGCAAACGGCGGCGCGGTCGCCGTGGCGGACCTGAACGCCGGCAACGCCGAACGCGTCGCCGGAGAGATCGCACGACGCGATGGCCAGGCGATCGCGCTCGGCCTCGACGTATCGAAACAGTCGGACATCGACGCGGCCATCGACAGGACGGTCGAGCGCTTCGGCCGGCTCGACGTCGTCATCAACACGGCCGCGCTGGTGCGTTCCGGGATGCTCGAGGACGTGTCGATCGACGAATGGCGCAGCGGTTTCCAGGTCAACGTGGACGGTGCGCTGATGCTCGCGCGCAGCGCGCTGCCGCACCTGAAGAAAAGCCCGCATGCGGCGATCGTGAACACGGCTTCGCTGGCGGGCGTGCACGGCTATTCGCAGGGCGGCGCGTATGGCCCGAGCAAGGCGGCGCTCATCACGCTCAGCCGGCAGATGGCGCACGAGTGGGCGTCGTACGGCGTGCGCGTGAATGTCGTGCTGCCGGGCGTCATCGATACGCCGATGGCACGCGGCTCCGTGCCGCAGGATCTGCTCGACCAGCTTGCGGCGATGCTGCCGATGAGCCGGGTAGGCCGGCCGGAGGAAGTCGCCGACCTGATCGTGTACCTCGCGTCGCCCGCGGCCGGCTACATCACGGCCCAGTCGATCGCATGCGACGGCGGCATGTCGCACATGATGTTCGCGAAACCGATGGGCAAGTAAGCGCCCGGCGTGAAGCACGTGCGCCGTTTGCGGCGAAGGCCCGCCCGGGCCCTCGCCGCCGGCGCTCGCCCGCATTGCCTGCATTGCCCGACGGGAACGATCGGGCTGCGGGCCGCTCCAGCCTGATCTCCCGCCATGCGGGCATCGGATCACGGCTGACGGCGTCCCTTTCTTCTTCCTCTCCCCCCACACGCTGCCCCGGCAGTGCGAATCCGCACGCCCGTTCCGCCTTCGATGAGGCCGCGCACGATTTGAATCGAACCTCGATGCTGGCGATGAAATATCCGGCAACAGACGGTGACGCCCGAAAAACTCGTTCCGCCGGGTAAAACGCCATTCGACAGGGACATCTCCTCCGAATCCATTAAACAGGATCGCCATCCCCTGCATGGAAACGCTTCCACGCACTTTATTACGTAGAACGGATGATATTTCCGGGAATCACGATTGCTCGATTGAGTTGAAGTACGGAACGTCGAAATTCAGCCAGCGGATCATTGCCTAAAAGAACGAATTCGCCTCGGGTTATACCCGATGGAGATTCGATGTCACGCACCTCAATCTACCGAACGTTAGATATTCATCGAACCCAAAGACGATTGTCCGTACCCGGACATCGATAACAAACCGGCACATCCGTCTGGTCGTGCATTCGCCGCACCGCCTCGGCAGTTCGACACGAACCGCC
Coding sequences within:
- a CDS encoding aldehyde dehydrogenase family protein, which produces MTTVTDTAQAARAKALAWIGQGTKRLLIGGQWVDAASGKTFETINPATEQLLCRVAEADSADVDAAVIAARKAFEAPSWSALSPHARTRALLKIADKIEAHIDELAAIESLDNGMPLWFAQGAVTATVDIVRYYAGWCSKVLGTTIPSDGSTLIYTLREPLGVCGQIIPWNVPILMAAIKFANALCCGNTVILKPAELACLTSIRLAELIQETDLPPGVINVLPGFGATAGAALAQHPGIDKIAFTGSTAVGKQITRDATGNLKKVTLELGGKAPNVVFADADIEKAVQAAVKTFCGNSGQVCSAGTRLFVQESIHEQVAERVAQVAGAWKAGDPFAADTKIGPLISATQRERVRSYIGVGQEGGATLRLGGQPWDGAGYFVEPTVFDNVRNGMRIAQEEIFGPVLSIIPFKDEDDAVLQANDTTYGLSAAVWTRDVARAHKVVRALKAGRLWINTFGESDPAMAFGGYKQSGWGREFGQESIEAYTQTKSIMLRM
- a CDS encoding zinc-dependent alcohol dehydrogenase family protein, producing the protein MKGVVFKGERTLEILDFEDPTPGPGEAVIEMKASGMCGSDLHFYRHKPADVIRSLGFKDLASRGMSEDTPIIGGHEPCGQVVAVGAGVDPRAFKVGDRVAVFHYEGCMHCDHCRTGWTQMCSHGADIHGVIKHGGHAHYMKAPVTSLVHLPDEVSFATGAAISCGTGTAWGALLRLDISARDSLAVFGLGPVGLSAVQLAAAMGVEVIGIDIAADRVERAKEFGATHVIDGSKQDPIEEIHKLTGGLGVTCAIDCAGGDVPKQQAVRSTRPWGRIALVAVNGNLNVDGMKDVIGKQRTIIGSYTFSEVGMKDCIHFVAKHGVDVDKLFTDHWKLEQADEAYRLFDAQAGGKGVFLF
- a CDS encoding SMP-30/gluconolactonase/LRE family protein, yielding MRQLTLLLDGMTHTEAARWHDGRFWFSDLYTECVYSIREDGSNLCEEMHVPECPSGIGWLPDGRLLVVSMHDRALLRREHDGSVVRHADLSPHLEFEPNDMVVDAQGRVWVGNLGFDVMKLAPRRPGRLARVDPDGTVTMVSEPLHFANGATIIDGRTLVVSESWGNRMSAFDIQPDGSLSARRDWATFGPVPQDEDVIRSMGEIVVAPDGISQVDAEGAIWVADFTKTRVLRVAPGGRILEEIQTGERNCYACALGGEDRRTLFMCVTPADFNPQVRRANPLSAVLSTRVDVPLA
- a CDS encoding enoyl-CoA hydratase/isomerase family protein, coding for MKYEDFQFLLFDRQPDGVLLVTLNRPEVMNATNNRMHWELTKVWGVVGDDPGVKVVVVTGAGDRAFSAGGDLAVVEEMAASQEATMRVMKEASDIVYNMLACDKPIISAINGTAVGAGLVVALLADVSVMAEDAKLTDGHARLGVSAGDHAAIVWPLLCGMAKAKYYLMTADFIDGKEAERIGLVSFCAPRADVLSRSLAIAANLARGSQTAIRATKKSLNNWMRVAGPVFDNSLALEMLCFLGPDVKEGVAALRGKRQPEFPSALLPQS
- a CDS encoding aldehyde dehydrogenase, which produces MTRHTVNMPHPDRLYIGGRWVAPSSADTFAVLDCTTEEVVAHAAMATETEIDAAVRAAREAFDHGPWPQLSPAERAAFLEKIAERVEALNDDFARGWSIESGVFYKIAKPRIGLFLSGAFRQYEAMAHSYPFVEPARSATGHQAYRVQEPVGVVAVIVPWNGPAGLLAYKIAPALLAGCTVVIKNSPETPSSGHLFAQICDEVGLPPGVVNMLTADRTVSESLVRHPGVDKITFTGSTGAGRRIGAVAAERVARVTLELGGKSPAVVLDDYDIETAAKALGAPYFSYLSGQVCHSLTRIIVPRARHDQMVDALVAAARGMTLGDPLDDATSMGPLATAAQRGAVERLVAQGVSDGARLAVGGKRPAHLTRGFFFEPTVFANVDNRSRIAQDEFFGPVLSVIPADSEQHAIDMANDTIFGLNAVVFTQDTDRALRVARRLRAGSVGHNASRTDFSIGFGGFKQSGVGREGGVGGLEAFLESKTVVLDQPAD
- a CDS encoding MmgE/PrpD family protein; amino-acid sequence: MSHPTIIQQLADFSADVDIDRLPDIVVQECKRDILDSLGVALAGIDHPRGRIGIETGRRIGGSAGDATIIGTGERSTAYGAAFANSELLNALDADSVLLPGHVSPYVLPGAFATAETQRRSGRDLIAAVAVSHEISCRFGAAMSGYRDTKDGKSANPASVVGYSSTVFGATASAGKLKRLSAAKLANALGLAAASAPVNAQRAWFTHAPTATIKYQLAGGLTNIALTAADLGELGHRGDLRILDDAVNGYASFIGTDRWLPEKITDGLGDEWRFPGFQMFKPYPHCRVMHAPLDLLIDIVTRNDLKPDEIERITSFGEGWAYVLPCFTNREILEVHDAQFCFSHGLAVAAHRIPPGPRWQDPAVVFDPSVMALMNRVSLEIHPTYFQSVSADISSRPSRVEVRARGQVFAGEKMFPKGTPSADPATYMTTDELVNKFRTFVDGLLPASTIERVVDSVLNLEKVDDFGSVIRQFVRSSGH
- a CDS encoding SDR family NAD(P)-dependent oxidoreductase is translated as MSNTESNNEAPHDWMIHSRIKGLVALVVGAGSGMGEASAKTFAANGGAVAVADLNAGNAERVAGEIARRDGQAIALGLDVSKQSDIDAAIDRTVERFGRLDVVINTAALVRSGMLEDVSIDEWRSGFQVNVDGALMLARSALPHLKKSPHAAIVNTASLAGVHGYSQGGAYGPSKAALITLSRQMAHEWASYGVRVNVVLPGVIDTPMARGSVPQDLLDQLAAMLPMSRVGRPEEVADLIVYLASPAAGYITAQSIACDGGMSHMMFAKPMGK
- a CDS encoding aldehyde dehydrogenase family protein; translated protein: MSINPSIPDFVRGTKKLLIGGEWVEPAGGERIEAINPATGEVLCHIAQGNAQDVARAVAAARRAFEGPWSRFTPHERRKLLLRVHDVILDHFDELALIETLDMGAPLARTRGYKEWLSQLLQFYASQTGAGAVETPPMSIAPGFTALKQLMPVGVVGGIIPWNGPLMGLWWIYGPALATGCTAVLKPAEDASLSSLRVSELMMEAGVPEGVINVVTGYGKDVGQALAEHPDVDRVAFTGSVGTAQAIVRASAGNLKRLQLELGGKSPDIVFADADLDKAVPGASMGVFTNTGQVCVAGTRIFVQRAIHDEFVQRMAAFAGTIRIGDGRDPDTQIGPLISRRQLDRVMHYVDIGGTEARLVHGGRRPGGVPAGGFFVEPTVFADVRNDMTIAREEIFGPVASVIPFDTMDDALKLANDTPYGLAGGVWTSSLSTAHKVSQGIRSGTVWVNCYGVIDPAVGFGGTKMSGYGWKGGKEHVESFLYPKATYINLV